ACGCCCAGATCCATTGGACTATGGATTTCAGCAAACGCGTTGTCAAGCGGATGATGAATAAAAGCACCGTTAAAATTGACAATAGGGGTATCTAAGCCGAGTTCATGGTAGTACATTTCACTTGAACGAAACGGTCTGCCAGTTGAAATCATAACGTGGTGGCCCTGTTCTTTAACTTTATGTAAGATCTCCTTTGTATAAGGAGAAATGGTTTTATCGTCTTTAAGCAGTGTTCCATCTAAATCTAATGCGATTAAATGTTTGTCTTTCATAACGTCTCCTTTTTTTACATTTTTTAAAGATAATGGGATAATCATTTTATTCAGTCTCTATTCGTATTATGAGGTAAATAACATAAAAGTTCTACTAAAGAATCGTAAAGAAAGGTTGAATATCATTGTTTTATATCGATCAATACGCTGTAGGCGATATCCCCGTCTTAGAGGTAGCTCTTATAAATCAAAAAGCGGCACCGCTTCCAACCGTTATTTTTATCCATGGATTAAATAGTGCGAAAGAGCACAATCTGCACTATGCCTATTATTTAGCAGAAAAAGGGTTTCGAGTCATTATGCAGGATTGTTTATACCACGGGGAACGGGCGAGGGAGCAATCTTTGCAGGAATTATCCTTTCAGTTTTGGAATATCGTGATCCATTCTATTGAAGAGCTTAAAGATATACATAATTTCTTGCTCAATCAAAATAAGATAAAAGATGACTTAATTGGGGTAGCTGGTACATCAATGGGGGGTATCATTACCCTTGGTGCATTAACTCAATATGATTGGATTCAGACAGCCGTCAGTTTAATGGGTAATCCATCATATGTTGAGTTTGCCACTATGCAGATTGAAAATCTCCAAAAGTTGGGGATTCCCATGCCATTATCGGATGAAATCATAACAGCTCAGCTGGAGATTTTAAAAAAGTATGATTTAAGTCAGCGGCCTGACATTCTCAACAATCGCCCTATCATGTTTTGGCATGGGGAAAAAGATCCGATTGTTCCTTTCCAATCTGCCTATTCATTTTATGAAAAGATAAAAAATCGATATAGAAATGAAGAGCATCTTCAATTTTATCGGGATTCACATGCTGATCATAAAGTTTCCAGGTTTGGGGTATTAAAAACAGCTGAATGGTTTGAGCAATATCTTAAAAAGAAATTAGAATCTTCCTCACATAAATAAGTTCCTTTATAAATCTAATCATTTTTCATTTAAAAAAAGATTTGTTACCATTAAAAAAAGGGATAGAATAATGGTAAAGGAGTGAATACAGAATGGATCAAGAGCTAAAAGATAGTATCTATGCTGCACTTGAACAAGTGATTGACCCTGAGATCGGAATGGATATCGTCAATCTTGGGTTAGTATATAATGTTGAGTTGGATGAAAACGGTACATTAGAAGTGGAAATGACATTGACTTCAATGGGATGTCCGCTTGCAGGCACCATTGTGGACCAGGTAAAAACAGCGGTCGCTGATTTGCCTGAAGTAAAAGATTCCCAAGTAAATATTGTGTGGAATCCGCCTTGGACAAAGGATCGGATGTCACGCTATGCAAAAATCGCTCTTGGTATTAGATAATGGAGGAGGTGTTTCACCTGCTCCTTCCTTGTTTTTTCTAAAACCAATTATTCCCTCGGAGAAAGTCGGTTCATAAAACCCTACATTCCGGTTCACACTAAGGATAACTCTTGTCAAAGGAGGAGTTACCGTGGGACAAAACCGACAATTCAGACCGGGACAAAAAGCGCCAAACAATGGAGTGTATGTGGAAATTGGCGAAACTGGAGATAATGTGATGCATCCGAAATCGATCAAACTAAGTGCAGGAGATACTTTCCCTGAAACATCGAACCATAATCGGAAGTGGACATATAAAAGTAAATTTAAATAGAAGAAACCTTTTTATATGAAAAACGTATAGGTAGATAGCATATTCAACATGAGCCTTCCAGCCGATTGGAATGGCTCTTTTTTAGGTAGGATATTTAATCGAGAAGATTGTTTCTGCGGGAGGGAAAGCCATGATGTTCAATAAAATGACCTATAAGCTTCAGGATGCCATTCGTGAGGCTGCAGATGTCGCCAAAGAAAAGAAACACCCTGCCATCGAGCCAGAACATATTTTTTACGCGTTATGTCAGGATCCATTCGGATTGTTTACTGAAATCCTGAAACAAAACAATGTTTCCGTCCAATCTGCCCAAATAGGAATGCAGAAGGCATTAGAAAAATTTCCTGAAGTAACAGGGACAAACATTGATCAAGATGATAACCAGCTATCCATCAGCTACCCCGCCAATACTCTATTAAAAGAAGGCGAAAAGCTTCAACTTAAATGGGACGACCAATATCTCTCTGTTGAACATATTTGTCTAGCTATCTATTCTTTAACAAATAGCCGCGTAAAAGAGATTCTTGAAAAAGCTGGACTGACCGCACAAAAAACTGAATATACAATTCAGAGAATAAGGGGGAATCATAAAGTGATGTCACAAAGTCCTGAAGATCAATATCAAGCCTTAAAAAAATATGGAAGAGACTTAGTTGAGGAAGTAAAGGAAGGACGTCTTGACCCAGTAATCGGCAGAGATGAAGAAATTCGAAATGTCATTCGTATCCTTTCACGAAAAACAAA
This DNA window, taken from Bacillus oleivorans, encodes the following:
- a CDS encoding metal-sulfur cluster assembly factor, whose amino-acid sequence is MDQELKDSIYAALEQVIDPEIGMDIVNLGLVYNVELDENGTLEVEMTLTSMGCPLAGTIVDQVKTAVADLPEVKDSQVNIVWNPPWTKDRMSRYAKIALGIR
- a CDS encoding alpha/beta fold hydrolase encodes the protein MFYIDQYAVGDIPVLEVALINQKAAPLPTVIFIHGLNSAKEHNLHYAYYLAEKGFRVIMQDCLYHGERAREQSLQELSFQFWNIVIHSIEELKDIHNFLLNQNKIKDDLIGVAGTSMGGIITLGALTQYDWIQTAVSLMGNPSYVEFATMQIENLQKLGIPMPLSDEIITAQLEILKKYDLSQRPDILNNRPIMFWHGEKDPIVPFQSAYSFYEKIKNRYRNEEHLQFYRDSHADHKVSRFGVLKTAEWFEQYLKKKLESSSHK
- a CDS encoding YjzC family protein, translating into MGQNRQFRPGQKAPNNGVYVEIGETGDNVMHPKSIKLSAGDTFPETSNHNRKWTYKSKFK